A window of Pseudocalidococcus azoricus BACA0444 contains these coding sequences:
- a CDS encoding DUF4330 domain-containing protein: MALIDSQGRLFGKLSVLDVGAGLVLLLVVIGLLIVPGKSGTSIAQVAASKPIEVDVLVIGLGTRDAKAIVRPGEKANFIIRNQPYGQVDIKTVDYLPRTVTVSQPDGSVKALPDPRPEMAFSSNVLLTLIGKGQVTANGPVLGNSNVKVGTPVELDNPNYNARGTVVDVRVGS; the protein is encoded by the coding sequence ATGGCGTTAATTGATTCCCAAGGGCGATTATTTGGCAAGTTAAGTGTTTTGGATGTTGGGGCTGGCCTGGTCTTACTGTTAGTGGTGATTGGCCTGCTGATTGTACCCGGTAAATCTGGAACTTCCATTGCCCAAGTTGCAGCAAGTAAGCCGATTGAAGTGGATGTGCTGGTGATTGGCCTGGGAACTAGGGATGCAAAAGCCATTGTCAGGCCTGGGGAAAAAGCCAACTTTATTATCCGTAACCAACCCTATGGGCAAGTGGATATCAAAACCGTTGATTATTTACCCCGTACCGTTACCGTTTCTCAACCCGATGGCTCCGTCAAGGCCTTACCGGATCCCCGCCCAGAAATGGCCTTTAGTAGCAATGTCTTGTTAACCCTGATCGGGAAAGGGCAAGTTACGGCCAATGGCCCGGTTTTAGGGAATAGTAATGTCAAGGTAGGGACTCCTGTAGAGCTAGACAACCCCAACTACAATGCCCGTGGGACAGTGGTGGATGTGCGGGTGGGTTCTTAG